The window GATCAATTGTTTCATTATATGATTTTGGCCCTCTAGTTTGTACAGTTCTTACCTGAATATGTGAATTCTTATATCTGGTACATATTTAATATGTGAATTAATATTGTCATATCTTACCTTCTTTTTTTGTAGGGTCCGGTTCGTATACCATATCAGCAATTGTTGTTGCTGGGCTTATCGGCTACGCATACGTCAGGTGGAAGGTAAACTCTCATTCTTTTAGGCGATCCAAGATCACGCAACACTGAGGCTGTAATACTATATATCCTAGATTATGTTCTAGTTGCAGGTCATTCTGCTTTTGAAGTCATATCCAGAATTACTTATTAGTCACCGTGCCAGTATCTAAAGTTCACGCATAAGTTTACAGGGTTGGAAGATTTCTGACATGATGTGGGTGACGAAGCGGGGTCTAGCCGATGCCTGCGATGTCGTGGGAAAACAGTTAGATGGTGTTTCAAATACAGTACAGGTAAggtcttttttttttttttactGATATTACACATCGCTGTTGTGTCGAACCATGCTATACATCCATCTTGACCTTTTTATCTTACATGAAGAACATTTACGTCCATTTCAGGTTACTAAGAAACATCTTTCCGGGAGGATCGACCGGGTCGATGCTAATCTAGACGAAACACAAGAAATTATCGAAGGGACAAGGGATGAGGTTGGAACACTCTGCTGCATAAACATTTCCTTTTCTGGTACTTTTGGATAGCAAAACAAAACAACGATACCTCTAAAGAACCGTACATGAGATTTTCACCTCAAACGGCTCCTCGGTCAATTCTTTCGAAGGGATCCTTTATTTTGTTCAAGAGTCTCCGCCCTTCTTCCACTCCACCCCGAAGACTAACTAAGACCAACTAAGTCACGCTTTCATGTTCTAATTGAACACTTCCCATTTATTATATGATCAAAGAAGAAGATTGTTCACCAAACAAATGCAGATCAAACACGTCTTGTAATAAGTAGAAATCTTTCTCGATACCAATCCCCTTGCCCCTCATTCTCTGAGAATCAGAATGATCCTTTCCGAGTATCCATTTCTTCATTTGGAATCTGGGCTCTTCTATCTTTGACTTATTTTGTTGGCTTTATTTCTTATTTACTTCATTTTGATTTTGTGCTAAATTTACTGTCTTGTAGGTCGCAGTGATCCATGTGGATCTGAGCGCCTTTCAGAAGGAGCTCCAAGAAGTCAGCCGTACTGTTGAAATATGGGTAGGTGCCTTGTACCGAAACATGTATACCTTGCTTAATGGAGCTACATATCACTCTGAAACATGTATTTATCTTGAATACGCAGGGGTCAAGGCTGTCCGGTATCGAGGACACCCAGGTAAGTACATGTCCATTATACACCCTTCCCCTTTCTCTAACCCCCCCACACACCGGTTTTTCTTTACATGTTCCTGAAATTATCTACTTTCAAACCTCTATTAGGATCGCACTGTCCGTGCGACAGAAGCGTTGGTTGGGTTCAGCCAACAACTGGAACATGGCCAGAATCCCAATATTCGCCAGGCAAGTCGGCCTAGCTTATGCAATACCTGAGGGGCATGCATGTTGCTTACATGATTTGCTAATAATGGGTCTGAAGAGACATTTTCAATTTTCAGGTCTCATCGTTCCTTCCAGCTCTAGGATCCTCATCAGAGCAAAAGATCAAAATTGTAAATAAGACTAACCTTTCTTTTCGTATTAAAAGTATTTTTGGTAAAAAAAAAGGCTCTGCCTTTCCAGCTCTTGCCACCGGGAATCTAATTTATGCGTTTCTTGCTGCATGTTACTTTCCTGCAGTTGCCGCAGTCTCCTCTTGTATCTCTTCAAACGGTCGCATCAGTAGCCGAGCCTAGCGAGGACGAAAGCCAGGTCTGGTTTCAGTTTCCGAACATTGCAAACAATGACCCCTTTTATCGATGCACTCTGTTTACACAAATCAAGTTGGTTTTGCTGCTTTGGATGATGATTTTAATTGGCTCTAGTTGCATTCCAGGACAACCACAAGGCGTTGCCCTCGAGTGAAGGAAGCATGAGGTGGAAGCTACCTGGACTTGGGCTTAGCTTTCTAAGGAGTTCATCTGATGTATAGATGATGTTACTGGGATGAGCTGTAGAACTCCACGGATTTTCTTTTGGAAATGCTCATCTGTATTTCCAGCGAGATAACATTTGATTTCACTTATAGTTATGTGTGGCCTTGTGTAAATAGGTATACTCGCAATA is drawn from Aegilops tauschii subsp. strangulata cultivar AL8/78 chromosome 1, Aet v6.0, whole genome shotgun sequence and contains these coding sequences:
- the LOC120968717 gene encoding uncharacterized protein is translated as MAVLDSAKHFQLDSIRDEIQRAVRRRDENVTVISDTSGSGSYTISAIVVAGLIGYAYVRWKGWKISDMMWVTKRGLADACDVVGKQLDGVSNTVQVTKKHLSGRIDRVDANLDETQEIIEGTRDEVAVIHVDLSAFQKELQEVSRTVEIWGSRLSGIEDTQDRTVRATEALVGFSQQLEHGQNPNIRQASRPSLCNT